A window from Candidatus Nitrospira neomarina encodes these proteins:
- a CDS encoding gamma carbonic anhydrase family protein, translating to MLRTYRGIAPSVATSAFIEDTAVVIGDVAIGSESSVWFNAVIRGDVHSIRIGHRTNIQDLCLLHVTHDTHPLTLGDDITVGHHVVLHGCTIHDRVLIGMGAIIMDGAVIEEDCVIGAGALVTRNIHIPSRSLVMGSPAKVNRLLTDAEVQWIKESAANYIRYAQQYVSENE from the coding sequence ATGTTAAGAACCTATCGAGGGATTGCCCCCTCTGTCGCGACCAGCGCGTTTATCGAAGACACGGCCGTCGTCATCGGGGATGTGGCCATCGGATCTGAATCGAGCGTCTGGTTCAATGCCGTCATACGCGGAGACGTACATAGTATCCGCATTGGCCATCGGACCAATATTCAAGACCTCTGCCTGTTGCACGTGACGCATGACACCCACCCTCTCACTCTTGGCGATGACATCACGGTGGGCCATCATGTGGTCCTCCATGGATGCACGATTCATGATCGGGTGCTGATTGGCATGGGAGCCATCATCATGGACGGAGCCGTGATCGAAGAAGACTGTGTCATTGGCGCTGGAGCCTTAGTTACCCGGAATATCCACATCCCCTCGAGGAGCCTGGTCATGGGGTCTCCGGCTAAAGTGAATCGCCTGTTGACGGATGCTGAAGTGCAGTGGATCAAAGAATCTGCCGCGAACTACATCCGATACGCCCAACAATATGTCTCAGAGAATGAGTAA